The following coding sequences are from one Salvia hispanica cultivar TCC Black 2014 chromosome 3, UniMelb_Shisp_WGS_1.0, whole genome shotgun sequence window:
- the LOC125212685 gene encoding gibberellin 2-beta-dioxygenase-like, which yields MLLSLSLSHKNMVVLSKPVVHTDLANFQTCKSTSDIFTGVPVIDMSDAIAAKKLIVEACREFGFFKVINHGISLELVAMLESEAVDFFALPQQEKDRSGPASPFGYGNTRIGPNGDTGWVEYLLLSTRPALMLHKPNFPAISETLWFAADEYVSAVAKMLKEVLEMISEELGIGPRGCLSGLVGDEKSDSCFRLNHYRPCPYLEALSGRNLIGFGEHTDSQIMSVLRSCNAPGLEIRLQNGTWAAVPSDQTSFYFSVGDSLQVMTNGRFKSVKHRVVSNCLKSRVSMIYFGGPPLNEKIVPLCSLMEEGEESMYEEFTWSEYKKSAYNSNLGDDRLKLFEKIK from the exons AtgcttctttctctttctctttctcacaAAAACATGGTGGTTTTATCCAAACCAGTTGTTCATACAGACTTGGCCAACTTCCAAACATGCAAATCCACCTCTGATATATTCACCGGAGTTCCCGTCATAGACATGTCGGACGCCATCGCCGCCAAGAAACTCATCGTCGAAGCCTGCAGAGAGTTTGGATTTTTTAAGGTTATCAATCACGGAATCTCACTAGAGCTCGTGGCCATGTTGGAATCGGAGGCTGTCGACTTCTTCGCACTGCCGCAGCAAGAAAAGGACAGGTCGGGCCCAGCCAGCCCGTTTGGCTATGGCAACACGAGAATCGGGCCCAACGGTGACACGGGCTGGGTCGAATACCTCCTCCTCTCCACCCGCCCCGCTCTCATGCTCCACAAACCCAATTTTCCCGCCATTTCTGAAACTCTATG GTTTGCTGCGGACGAGTATGTCTCGGCAGTGGCAAAAATGCTGAAGGAAGTTTTGGAGATGATTTCTGAGGAGCTGGGAATTGGGCCGAGGGGCTGCCTGAGCGGCCTCGTAGGGGACGAGAAGAGCGATTCGTGTTTCCGGCTGAATCACTACCGGCCGTGCCCATATCTTGAGGCATTGAGTGGCCGGAATTTGATCGGATTTGGTGAGCACACAGACTCTCAAATAATGTCGGTTTTGAGATCTTGCAACGCACCGGGCCTCGAAATTCGTCTGCAAAATGGTACATGGGCTGCTGTCCCATCTGATCAAACCTCTTTCTACTTTAGTGTTGGAGATTCTCTTCAG GTGATGACCAATGGAAGATTTAAGAGTGTGAAGCATAGAGTGGTGTCAAATTGCCTCAAATCAAGGGTGTCAATGATATATTTTGGAGGGCCACCATTGAATGAAAAGATTGTACCTTTATGCTCATTAATGGAGGAAGGTGAAGAAAGCATGTACGAGGAATTCACTTGGTCCGAATACAAGAAATCAGCTTACAACTCTAACTTGGGTGATGATAGGTTGAagctttttgaaaaaatcaagTGA